Proteins encoded together in one Candidatus Nitrosocaldus cavascurensis window:
- a CDS encoding FUN14 domain-containing protein, whose amino-acid sequence MDPLGIGGLLTSQIAIGGIIGFFIGFAIKKITKVALFILGVFFIALLYLEYNGYIVINYAKFEEAFGKIGSSIAGQLAVPATPILTNIPLLGGFGVGFIIGLKKG is encoded by the coding sequence ATGGACCCACTTGGAATAGGAGGATTACTAACATCTCAGATAGCCATAGGAGGGATAATAGGCTTCTTCATAGGCTTTGCAATAAAGAAGATAACCAAGGTAGCATTATTCATACTGGGCGTATTCTTCATAGCACTACTCTACCTTGAGTACAATGGGTATATAGTAATAAACTATGCAAAGTTCGAGGAAGCGTTTGGTAAGATAGGGAGTAGTATAGCAGGGCAGTTGGCAGTTCCAGCAACCCCAATACTAACAAACATACCCCTGCTTGGAGGGTTTGGTGTAGGATTCATAATAGGGTTGAAGAAGGGTTAA
- a CDS encoding ArsC/Spx/MgsR family protein: MDKVKVYHYSKCVTCRRSIDILSKEHELELRDIFKERLSKDEIRDIIAQAGVSARELVRRKSKAYKDIINGNYTDEEIIEMMSNDPSLIERPIIIMGGKVFIRPRLEKVE; this comes from the coding sequence ATGGATAAGGTGAAGGTTTATCACTACAGCAAGTGCGTAACATGTAGAAGGAGCATAGATATACTCAGCAAGGAGCATGAGCTGGAGTTGAGGGATATATTCAAGGAGAGACTAAGCAAGGATGAGATAAGGGATATAATTGCCCAGGCAGGGGTAAGTGCAAGGGAACTTGTGAGGAGGAAGAGCAAGGCATACAAGGATATAATCAATGGCAATTACACCGATGAGGAGATAATAGAGATGATGAGCAATGACCCAAGCCTAATAGAGAGGCCAATAATCATCATGGGAGGGAAGGTATTCATAAGGCCAAGGTTGGAGAAGGTAGAGTAG
- a CDS encoding DUF4344 domain-containing metallopeptidase, whose protein sequence is MSMKEEKHNKPILFALAAVAIALGITNILLAYNITTEMNQSDRLGVNNIRAELDYLKNRYDAIDKKVEKIDSKMMELKEINEVLNDVRYKLVNINSKDENNNNNSSSNNNALNHILDYSLEQRLKEGLEGKEVEDRGDFKIMYIDDKHKILSRSKVLDAYVDALNSKFILPHDIEVVVDEDDRCKNASGYYEQMRKRIVLCYSSINSFMRLYPDDVGNFSMLVKFLLYHEVAHALIDVYKLPIVGMQEYAADNFAIVMMLNDGDDIHPLIWLYDAMREDKYATSTTTTSSRYWDTHMLFVQRYYDILCLAYGSDPLRYDSNDLPSERAYRCSHEYSSALNAWNELLKPWMKAS, encoded by the coding sequence ATGAGTATGAAGGAGGAGAAGCATAATAAGCCAATACTCTTTGCGCTAGCAGCAGTAGCGATAGCACTAGGGATCACAAATATACTGCTAGCATACAACATTACTACAGAGATGAACCAATCCGATAGATTGGGTGTTAATAATATACGTGCTGAACTTGATTACCTAAAGAATAGGTATGATGCTATAGATAAGAAGGTTGAGAAGATAGATTCTAAAATGATGGAGTTAAAGGAGATTAATGAAGTATTGAATGATGTAAGATACAAGTTAGTTAACATAAATAGCAAAGATGAAAATAATAATAATAATAGTAGTAGTAATAATAATGCATTGAATCATATACTTGATTATTCTCTAGAACAAAGATTGAAGGAGGGATTAGAGGGTAAGGAGGTTGAAGATAGAGGGGATTTCAAGATCATGTATATTGATGATAAGCATAAGATATTAAGTAGATCGAAGGTACTTGATGCATACGTTGATGCATTGAACTCTAAGTTCATACTTCCTCATGATATTGAAGTGGTGGTTGATGAGGATGATAGATGTAAGAACGCATCTGGCTACTATGAGCAGATGAGAAAGAGGATAGTACTCTGCTACTCCAGCATAAACAGCTTCATGAGACTCTATCCAGATGATGTTGGGAACTTCTCTATGCTAGTGAAGTTTCTACTCTACCATGAGGTTGCACATGCACTCATAGATGTGTATAAACTGCCTATAGTTGGTATGCAAGAGTATGCTGCAGATAACTTTGCCATTGTTATGATGCTTAATGATGGAGATGATATACATCCTCTAATCTGGCTGTACGATGCAATGAGGGAGGATAAGTATGCTACTTCTACTACTACTACCTCTAGCAGATACTGGGATACACATATGCTCTTTGTGCAGAGATACTATGATATCTTATGCTTAGCATATGGGAGTGATCCATTAAGGTATGATAGCAATGATCTGCCTAGTGAGAGGGCATATAGATGCTCCCATGAGTACTCATCTGCACTCAACGCTTGGAATGAGCTCCTCAAACCCTGGATGAAGGCAAGTTAG
- a CDS encoding 5-formyltetrahydrofolate cyclo-ligase: MPLTYLRMVREMDEEEEDTIRMRKQELRRYMMSLRDSLSREEMIRASSIIQEKVLKTDEFNSSSIVGLYSPIGSEVDTSTLARYAIEEGKILAYPRIEDRYTMVFVMVLDPAIDLTIGRYGILEPLPSKVVKPDLVIVPGLVWDEHGHRIGYGKGYYDRYLSMNRDAVRIGLAYDFQVLSSIPHSRMDVRVNMIVTERRSIRVDDDNNSDVMG; the protein is encoded by the coding sequence TTGCCATTAACATACTTGAGGATGGTAAGAGAGATGGATGAGGAAGAGGAGGATACCATACGCATGAGGAAGCAGGAGTTGAGGAGGTATATGATGAGCCTAAGGGACTCGCTTAGCAGGGAAGAGATGATCAGGGCAAGTAGTATAATACAGGAGAAGGTTCTAAAGACTGATGAGTTCAACTCATCAAGTATAGTTGGTCTCTACAGCCCAATAGGCTCAGAGGTTGATACCTCTACACTTGCTAGATATGCTATTGAGGAGGGTAAGATACTTGCCTATCCAAGGATAGAGGATAGATACACTATGGTATTTGTCATGGTTCTAGACCCTGCGATTGATCTAACCATAGGCAGATACGGCATACTTGAACCCTTGCCTAGCAAGGTGGTTAAGCCAGACCTTGTTATTGTACCAGGGCTTGTATGGGATGAACATGGCCACAGGATAGGTTATGGGAAGGGTTACTATGATAGGTATCTGAGCATGAATAGGGATGCTGTAAGGATTGGACTTGCATACGACTTTCAGGTGTTGAGTAGTATACCTCATAGTAGGATGGATGTTAGAGTTAACATGATAGTTACGGAGAGGAGGAGTATTAGAGTAGATGATGATAATAATAGTGATGTAATGGGTTGA
- a CDS encoding MBL fold metallo-hydrolase has translation MMLIYSDSGMIVEYKGRRIALDPKNDTGVDLVFVSHAHTDHMHRSSDIGRRVLASRETLRIAEARGFRYPNASNEPDPMLEMIDSGHVLGSRALLIDDRILYTGDICTRDRAFLKGARLPRCDTLIIESTYGRRGFRFPSVDDVIHRVNMLIAEMYSKGIPVILMGYPFGKAQIITSLFRHWKPLYIHESVARMNRVYRELGIELGDDDAIVYSIEGDGYGNSLKYGPWLMVAPKQSNNSPFVKRMKKHHNAVTIAFTGWALTHWHSRFHDYTIPLSDHCDFYELVQVVNACKPNKIYTFHGFAEEFASHLREMGYDAEALGSKCSILDYL, from the coding sequence ATGATGCTCATCTACTCAGACTCTGGCATGATAGTTGAGTATAAGGGAAGGAGGATTGCCCTAGACCCAAAGAACGATACAGGTGTAGACCTTGTATTTGTGTCACATGCACATACAGATCATATGCATAGATCATCAGATATAGGCAGGAGGGTTCTAGCATCAAGAGAGACGCTAAGGATAGCAGAGGCTAGAGGCTTTAGATACCCTAATGCTAGCAATGAGCCTGATCCAATGCTTGAGATGATAGACTCTGGTCATGTTCTAGGCTCTAGGGCACTCTTGATAGATGATAGGATACTCTACACTGGCGATATATGCACTAGGGATAGAGCATTCCTAAAAGGTGCAAGGTTGCCTAGATGCGATACCCTAATAATAGAATCAACATATGGGAGAAGGGGGTTTAGGTTCCCAAGTGTAGATGATGTTATACATAGGGTTAACATGCTCATAGCAGAGATGTACTCCAAGGGTATACCAGTAATACTCATGGGTTATCCATTTGGAAAGGCACAGATCATAACAAGTCTATTCAGGCACTGGAAGCCCCTCTACATACATGAGAGTGTAGCAAGGATGAACAGGGTGTACAGGGAACTTGGTATAGAGTTGGGTGATGATGATGCTATAGTGTATAGCATCGAGGGTGATGGCTATGGCAATAGCCTAAAGTATGGTCCATGGTTGATGGTTGCACCTAAGCAGAGCAACAACTCCCCATTCGTTAAGAGGATGAAGAAGCATCACAATGCTGTAACCATAGCATTTACAGGTTGGGCGCTAACCCATTGGCATTCAAGGTTCCATGACTACACCATCCCCCTGAGTGATCACTGCGACTTTTATGAACTTGTACAGGTTGTAAATGCATGTAAACCAAACAAGATCTATACCTTCCATGGATTTGCTGAGGAGTTTGCATCCCATCTTAGAGAGATGGGCTATGATGCAGAGGCTTTAGGTAGCAAGTGCAGCATACTTGACTACTTGTAG
- a CDS encoding bifunctional 5,10-methylenetetrahydrofolate dehydrogenase/5,10-methenyltetrahydrofolate cyclohydrolase produces MVAVLIDGKSVAGKVTEHVRRAVGRLKEKGVEPYLATVLVGNDEASATYVRNKHRACEQVGIKTINHHLPEDYSTNQLIELVTMLNEDRRVHGILVQLPLPKHINQFLITSMIKPSKDVDCLTPFNIGLLAYDVAKLLPCTPAGIVELMKQYRIDPAGKHVVIINRGVLVGKPLSIMLLHMDATVTVCHSKTTNLKERCREADILITAVGDRSKFVLSKDMVKDGTVVIDVGIDRVNGRLVGDADEGVMEKASYITPVPGGVGPMTVAMLLRNTVIAAALNEGIDLAELDG; encoded by the coding sequence TTGGTAGCAGTACTGATTGATGGTAAGAGTGTTGCAGGCAAGGTAACTGAACATGTTAGAAGGGCTGTTGGGAGGCTGAAGGAGAAGGGTGTAGAACCTTATCTTGCAACAGTACTTGTAGGGAATGATGAGGCATCAGCAACATATGTAAGGAACAAGCATAGGGCATGTGAGCAGGTTGGTATAAAGACCATAAACCACCATCTACCAGAGGATTACAGCACTAACCAACTCATAGAACTGGTAACCATGCTGAATGAGGATAGGAGGGTACATGGCATACTTGTACAACTCCCTTTACCAAAGCATATCAACCAATTCCTCATCACCAGCATGATAAAGCCAAGCAAGGATGTTGACTGCTTAACACCGTTCAACATAGGCTTACTAGCATATGATGTTGCAAAACTCCTCCCATGCACCCCTGCTGGAATAGTTGAGTTGATGAAGCAGTACAGGATAGACCCAGCAGGTAAGCATGTTGTTATAATCAATAGGGGTGTGCTAGTAGGCAAGCCTCTAAGCATTATGCTCCTCCACATGGATGCAACAGTTACTGTATGCCACTCAAAGACCACTAACCTGAAAGAGAGGTGTAGAGAGGCAGATATACTGATTACTGCAGTAGGTGATAGATCAAAGTTTGTACTTAGCAAGGATATGGTTAAGGATGGTACAGTTGTTATAGATGTTGGTATAGACAGGGTAAATGGTAGGCTAGTTGGTGATGCAGATGAAGGTGTTATGGAGAAGGCATCATACATAACCCCAGTGCCTGGAGGTGTTGGACCCATGACGGTTGCTATGCTATTAAGGAACACTGTTATTGCAGCAGCGCTTAACGAGGGTATAGATCTGGCTGAACTTGATGGTTAG
- a CDS encoding ATP-dependent helicase: protein MIRHADELYTYRDEDVIGMLDNVVGEWVRKRFRSLTPPQRYSIPSILQGNNTLVASPTGSGKTLSAFLSIISELVSLARRDMLEDKVYCIYVSPLRSLNNDIAKNLREPLEELSAIDASVSNIRVGVRTGDTLQSERARMLRKPPHILITTPESIAIVLCAPKFRERLKDARWVIIDEIHELCSSKRGVHLSLSLERLQELCTNRLVRIGLSATLHPLEEVARFLVGYEDDGEERDCVIVDARFVKPMSIITISPVRDIVHAKADELNRRMYALIKDVIRRNKTTLIFTNTRSGAERVVYHLSKMNVVDADDELAAHHSSLSREIRLDVEDRLKNGKMRAVVTSTSLELGIDIGSIDAVVQIGSPKSIARCIQRIGRSGHSLELESKGYLIAMDNDDLVEDAVMCMNAMRGKIDSVHIPRNCLDVLAQHVVGLAIERRWRVDDAYRLVRRSYCYRDLSMDSFKRVLRYLAGMYKSLEGHKVYGKIWYDEATGEFGKRGSTARMIYATNIGTIPDEVAVKVYTRDGKWVGSIEEEFLERLSPGDIFVLGGKTYEFISSKGLTAVVRSAEGMRPTIPSWFSEMLPLSFDLGEEIGRLRGEIFSMLEEGIKAGEMGEGGSGSGGSSNKEKKRRKGKGRGSSARDVERLKDRIARMLMERLYTDENASHAIVEYMYAQYRFLRVLGIKDDPSDRNLLVEHYIDEQGKHNLIFHCVFGRRVNDALARAYAYVARVMMRRNVAVTVSDSAFMLTLGEYGENGEDIISIAERIIASVNSSNIRSLLLNAIKSTEMVRTRFRHCATRSLMVLRNYKGYEVTVARQQTNAEILMRLCEKLDGFPVLEETYREVMEDLMDVNRAAQVLKDVEEGRRRFIIFNARDVPSPFSHMLIVSGYSDVVLMEDRKEMLEALHEMVMRRISAC from the coding sequence ATGATAAGGCATGCTGATGAGCTCTACACCTACAGGGATGAGGATGTTATAGGTATGCTTGATAATGTTGTTGGGGAGTGGGTTAGGAAGAGGTTCAGATCGTTAACCCCTCCACAAAGGTACTCTATACCAAGCATACTACAAGGGAACAACACCCTTGTTGCAAGCCCAACAGGCTCTGGCAAGACGCTCAGTGCATTCCTAAGCATAATAAGCGAGCTTGTAAGCCTTGCAAGGAGGGATATGCTTGAGGATAAAGTCTACTGTATATACGTAAGCCCACTACGCTCACTTAACAACGATATAGCAAAGAACCTTAGGGAGCCTCTGGAGGAGTTATCTGCAATAGATGCATCTGTAAGCAATATAAGGGTAGGGGTTAGGACTGGGGATACGCTACAGAGTGAGAGGGCAAGGATGCTCAGGAAGCCTCCCCACATCCTCATAACAACGCCAGAGAGCATAGCAATAGTGCTATGTGCACCAAAGTTCAGGGAGAGGCTCAAGGATGCGAGATGGGTTATAATAGATGAGATACATGAGTTATGCTCATCAAAGAGAGGTGTGCATCTAAGCCTTAGCCTTGAGAGGTTACAAGAGTTATGCACTAACAGGCTTGTAAGGATAGGGTTGAGTGCAACACTCCATCCATTGGAAGAGGTTGCTAGGTTCCTTGTTGGATATGAGGATGATGGAGAAGAGAGGGACTGTGTTATAGTTGATGCTAGGTTTGTGAAGCCCATGAGCATAATAACGATCTCTCCTGTAAGGGATATAGTACATGCAAAGGCAGATGAACTGAACAGGAGGATGTATGCTCTCATCAAGGATGTGATAAGGAGGAACAAGACCACGCTCATATTCACAAACACCAGATCTGGGGCAGAGAGGGTTGTATACCATCTCTCGAAGATGAATGTTGTTGATGCTGATGATGAGCTTGCTGCACACCACAGTTCACTCTCAAGGGAGATAAGGCTTGATGTTGAGGATAGGCTTAAGAATGGGAAGATGCGTGCAGTTGTTACAAGCACAAGCCTAGAACTAGGAATAGATATAGGGAGCATAGATGCTGTTGTGCAGATAGGCTCACCAAAGTCAATAGCAAGATGCATACAGAGGATAGGAAGATCAGGACACTCCCTAGAGTTGGAGTCAAAGGGCTACCTTATTGCAATGGATAATGATGATCTAGTAGAGGATGCTGTTATGTGCATGAATGCTATGCGTGGCAAGATAGATAGTGTGCATATACCAAGGAACTGCCTTGATGTTCTTGCACAGCATGTAGTAGGTTTGGCAATAGAGAGGAGATGGAGGGTTGATGATGCTTATAGGCTTGTGAGGAGGAGTTACTGCTACAGAGATCTCAGCATGGATAGTTTCAAGAGAGTGCTAAGGTACCTTGCTGGGATGTACAAGAGCCTTGAAGGGCACAAGGTGTATGGCAAGATATGGTACGATGAGGCTACTGGCGAGTTTGGGAAGAGGGGCTCTACAGCAAGGATGATCTATGCTACCAATATAGGCACTATACCAGATGAGGTTGCTGTCAAGGTCTATACAAGGGATGGGAAGTGGGTAGGGAGCATAGAGGAGGAGTTCCTTGAGCGCTTGAGCCCAGGGGATATATTCGTGCTTGGAGGCAAGACATACGAGTTCATATCAAGCAAAGGTTTAACAGCAGTAGTGAGGAGTGCTGAAGGGATGAGGCCAACCATACCTAGTTGGTTCAGCGAGATGCTACCATTGAGCTTTGACCTTGGGGAGGAGATAGGGAGGCTTAGAGGTGAGATATTCTCAATGCTGGAGGAGGGGATAAAGGCTGGAGAGATGGGTGAGGGTGGTAGTGGTAGTGGTGGTAGTAGTAATAAGGAGAAGAAGAGAAGGAAGGGTAAGGGTAGGGGTAGTAGTGCTAGGGATGTAGAGAGGTTGAAGGATAGGATAGCAAGGATGTTGATGGAGAGGCTATACACCGATGAGAATGCTTCACATGCAATAGTTGAGTACATGTATGCACAGTACAGGTTCCTAAGGGTGTTGGGTATAAAGGATGATCCAAGCGATAGGAACCTATTGGTAGAGCATTACATAGATGAGCAGGGTAAGCACAACCTGATATTCCACTGTGTATTTGGGAGGAGGGTTAATGATGCTCTTGCAAGAGCATATGCATACGTTGCTAGGGTTATGATGAGGAGGAATGTTGCTGTAACAGTTAGCGATAGTGCATTCATGCTAACCCTTGGGGAGTATGGTGAGAATGGTGAAGATATCATATCAATAGCAGAAAGGATAATAGCATCTGTCAACTCATCAAACATAAGATCCCTCCTACTCAATGCTATAAAGAGTACAGAGATGGTAAGGACAAGGTTCAGACACTGTGCAACAAGATCACTCATGGTACTTAGGAACTACAAGGGTTATGAGGTTACAGTTGCCAGGCAGCAGACCAATGCTGAGATACTGATGAGGTTATGTGAGAAGCTTGATGGCTTCCCTGTCCTAGAAGAGACTTACAGGGAGGTTATGGAGGATCTTATGGATGTTAATAGGGCAGCACAAGTGCTCAAGGATGTTGAGGAGGGTAGGAGGAGGTTCATAATCTTCAATGCTAGAGATGTGCCATCACCATTCAGCCACATGCTCATAGTCTCTGGCTATAGCGATGTTGTGCTCATGGAGGATAGGAAGGAGATGCTTGAAGCACTCCATGAGATGGTGATGAGGAGGATAAGTGCTTGCTAG
- the purN gene encoding phosphoribosylglycinamide formyltransferase, which translates to MSINLAILVSGRGSNMEAILRSIRDGTIKGVVPKVVISNRPNVRALDVARHYNVDTQVIDDNGKKGADWEYDKRIVKCLQERDVRPDNGLVCLAGFMRIMSKEFVQLYRWRVMNIHPSLLPAFPGLNAQRQALEYGVKITGCTVHFIDEGVDTGPIILQEAVEVRDDDDVESLASRILEKEHEIYPRAVRLFAEGRLRIEGRRVRIILN; encoded by the coding sequence ATGAGCATAAACCTTGCAATACTTGTATCTGGTAGGGGGAGCAACATGGAAGCAATACTGAGGAGCATAAGGGATGGTACAATAAAGGGTGTAGTACCAAAGGTAGTTATAAGCAATAGACCAAATGTTAGGGCACTTGATGTTGCAAGGCATTACAACGTTGATACCCAAGTTATAGATGATAATGGTAAGAAGGGTGCTGATTGGGAGTATGATAAGAGGATAGTTAAGTGCCTTCAGGAGAGGGATGTTAGACCAGATAACGGGCTTGTATGCCTGGCAGGGTTCATGAGGATAATGAGCAAAGAGTTTGTACAACTGTACAGGTGGAGGGTTATGAATATACACCCTTCCCTACTCCCTGCATTCCCAGGCTTGAATGCTCAAAGGCAGGCATTGGAGTATGGTGTAAAGATAACTGGGTGCACTGTACACTTCATAGATGAGGGGGTTGATACAGGACCAATAATACTGCAGGAGGCTGTTGAGGTTAGGGATGATGATGATGTTGAGAGCCTAGCAAGTAGGATACTTGAGAAGGAGCATGAGATATATCCTAGAGCTGTAAGGTTATTTGCTGAAGGCAGGTTAAGGATAGAGGGTAGGAGGGTAAGGATAATACTAAACTAA
- a CDS encoding DUF4344 domain-containing metallopeptidase, giving the protein MNSHAIVAVIGFALASLTGIASIVLYAESNELKAEVNSIVQDNKMLKQELDNTLQNLKDKESELEKSREELNSAMNKIKSIDEELNSTKQRLSITEEELEKSKRDLNYAKDELKSTRTKLLETQDELNRSKEEHQRTLRTLEELKADYDALKERLKSAEDGLKGYTYREDKGDFKVRYDAGSRYRDAIDQIVGSLNSRLKLPYDIPMLVSSCGDVWYAAYTEYEVYTRKVSKIVLCVEALDEVSDMVDSMYSNGIASSKDKAFNVFIKYIVYHEIGHAAIRIADLHTGSREESLVDDFAFYMLVKDGDGDVDLLIMLYKILAVHEGEGKIEARHPSSLYLTYRQQYHDISCLAYGAGIESEYMDLGERDKDKCKVIWYEVSHGWDRALALWWK; this is encoded by the coding sequence ATGAATAGCCATGCTATAGTTGCTGTTATAGGGTTTGCACTAGCATCCCTAACTGGTATTGCTAGCATAGTACTCTATGCTGAGAGTAATGAGTTGAAGGCTGAGGTTAATAGCATTGTTCAGGATAATAAGATGCTCAAGCAGGAGCTTGATAATACACTACAGAACCTTAAAGATAAAGAGTCTGAACTTGAGAAGAGTAGGGAGGAACTGAACTCTGCAATGAATAAGATCAAGAGCATTGATGAGGAACTTAACAGTACCAAACAGAGGTTGAGTATTACTGAGGAGGAGTTGGAGAAGAGCAAGAGGGACCTTAACTATGCGAAGGATGAGTTGAAGAGCACTAGAACAAAGTTGCTTGAGACTCAGGATGAGCTTAACAGGAGTAAAGAGGAGCATCAACGTACGCTTAGAACGCTTGAAGAGTTGAAGGCTGATTACGATGCTCTAAAGGAAAGGTTGAAGAGTGCTGAGGATGGTCTGAAGGGGTACACTTACAGGGAGGATAAGGGAGACTTTAAGGTTAGGTATGATGCTGGAAGTAGGTATAGAGATGCAATAGACCAGATCGTTGGATCACTCAACTCTAGGCTCAAACTGCCATACGATATACCCATGCTGGTGTCAAGTTGTGGCGATGTATGGTATGCTGCATATACAGAGTATGAGGTTTACACTCGCAAAGTCAGCAAGATAGTGCTATGTGTTGAGGCACTTGATGAGGTAAGCGATATGGTTGATAGTATGTATAGCAATGGGATAGCCTCTAGCAAGGATAAAGCCTTCAACGTATTCATAAAGTACATAGTATACCATGAGATTGGACATGCTGCTATAAGGATAGCAGACCTCCACACAGGCAGTAGAGAGGAATCACTTGTAGATGACTTTGCCTTCTATATGCTTGTTAAGGATGGGGATGGTGATGTAGATCTTCTCATCATGCTCTACAAAATACTTGCAGTACATGAAGGAGAAGGTAAGATAGAGGCTAGGCATCCAAGCAGTCTATACCTAACGTACAGGCAGCAGTACCATGATATCTCATGCCTTGCATATGGTGCTGGCATAGAATCAGAGTATATGGATCTTGGTGAGAGGGATAAGGATAAGTGCAAGGTGATATGGTATGAGGTCTCACATGGCTGGGATAGAGCACTTGCGCTCTGGTGGAAGTAA
- the cysS gene encoding cysteine--tRNA ligase codes for MRLYNTLSGKVEEIKPSNGMMVRMYLCGVTVYDYSHIGHARTIIVFDVIRRYLMYKGYKVRFVQNFTDVDDKIIKAAREKGIKPLELAEYFIEQYFKDFDRLNVLRADHYPRATEHIEDMHRIIKGLMDKGYAYRTSKGVYFHIAKDEDYGKLSKKQIDELKAGARVEVDEEKLDPLDFALWKFVDDEPSWDSPWGRGRPGWHIECSAMSMKYLGETFEIHGGGEDLIFPHHENEIAQSESLTCKEFSKHWVHVGMVNVKGEKMAKSLKNIEPIHSALSRWGANTIRLYCLSAHYRKPLEYDEMLLKQALAVWRDVENALYELEHAMKIPAREGEGGRAVVDELKGIVDESFKIFMDRMDDDLDTPNAIASLLTSIKAVNRYAGEDMLDVSVAETIMPRLNDMLFILGLKRAEVSSEERARIEEMVKRRSMLRAEKRYREADEIREMLRAEGIELVDHKDRTIWKKLS; via the coding sequence ATGAGGCTTTATAATACACTAAGCGGAAAGGTTGAGGAGATCAAGCCTAGCAATGGTATGATGGTAAGGATGTACCTCTGTGGAGTCACTGTTTATGACTACTCGCATATAGGCCATGCTAGAACTATAATAGTCTTTGATGTTATAAGGAGGTATCTTATGTATAAAGGCTACAAGGTAAGGTTCGTTCAGAACTTTACCGATGTTGATGATAAGATAATCAAGGCAGCAAGGGAGAAGGGTATAAAGCCATTGGAGCTTGCTGAGTACTTCATAGAGCAGTACTTCAAGGACTTCGATAGGCTTAACGTGTTAAGGGCTGATCATTATCCAAGGGCAACTGAGCATATAGAGGATATGCATAGAATCATAAAGGGGTTGATGGATAAGGGCTATGCTTATAGAACAAGCAAGGGTGTATACTTCCATATAGCAAAGGATGAAGATTACGGCAAGTTATCAAAGAAGCAAATAGATGAACTAAAGGCAGGTGCAAGGGTTGAGGTTGATGAGGAGAAGTTAGACCCTCTAGACTTTGCGCTATGGAAGTTTGTTGATGATGAGCCATCATGGGATAGCCCATGGGGTAGAGGTAGGCCGGGATGGCATATAGAGTGCTCTGCCATGAGTATGAAGTACCTTGGAGAGACCTTTGAGATACATGGGGGAGGTGAGGATCTTATATTCCCACACCATGAGAATGAGATTGCTCAATCAGAGTCATTAACATGCAAAGAGTTCTCGAAGCACTGGGTTCATGTTGGTATGGTTAATGTGAAGGGGGAGAAGATGGCAAAATCCCTCAAGAATATAGAGCCAATACACTCTGCACTAAGCAGGTGGGGTGCAAATACAATAAGGTTATACTGCCTATCAGCACACTACAGGAAGCCCCTAGAGTATGATGAGATGCTCCTCAAGCAGGCACTTGCTGTATGGAGGGATGTGGAGAATGCGTTGTATGAGTTGGAGCATGCCATGAAGATACCTGCTAGAGAAGGGGAAGGGGGAAGGGCAGTTGTAGATGAGTTGAAGGGTATCGTTGATGAATCCTTTAAGATCTTCATGGATAGGATGGATGATGATCTTGATACACCTAATGCAATAGCATCCCTCCTTACATCCATAAAGGCAGTTAATAGGTATGCTGGGGAGGATATGCTTGATGTTAGCGTTGCTGAGACGATTATGCCAAGGCTCAATGATATGCTCTTCATCCTAGGCCTCAAGAGGGCTGAGGTTAGCAGTGAGGAGAGGGCAAGGATAGAGGAGATGGTGAAGAGGAGGAGCATGTTGAGGGCAGAGAAGCGTTACAGGGAGGCAGATGAGATAAGGGAGATGCTTAGGGCAGAGGGGATAGAGTTGGTTGATCATAAGGATAGGACTATATGGAAGAAATTAAGCTAA
- a CDS encoding PqqD family peptide modification chaperone encodes MELEKLYKKGNVARAEDGSLLLVNDDKVAYSVNEVVIMIWDVCNGISFKELVNVIASSSGEDTAQLKPALEGLINEMVEAKLIEIR; translated from the coding sequence ATGGAGTTAGAGAAACTATACAAGAAGGGCAACGTAGCAAGGGCTGAAGATGGTTCTCTTCTTCTCGTCAATGATGACAAGGTAGCGTATTCTGTTAATGAGGTGGTTATAATGATATGGGATGTATGCAATGGCATATCATTCAAGGAGTTGGTTAATGTAATAGCAAGTAGTAGTGGAGAGGACACTGCTCAACTCAAGCCAGCATTGGAAGGTCTGATAAACGAGATGGTAGAAGCTAAACTCATAGAGATAAGGTAA